From a region of the Mercurialis annua linkage group LG1-X, ddMerAnnu1.2, whole genome shotgun sequence genome:
- the LOC126665620 gene encoding putative FBD-associated F-box protein At1g61330 produces the protein MESKEHSTCKRLATQQDINNLYLPNEILENIISFLPLKEAIKFGILSKRFEESWLYSRNLNFDRVLVTGQNRKNLAKIVNKVFDYHLRPEIKSFSLCIKEKYADKSSVEIWVKKAMQKGVEELDLDFFPHIIEKDQHCFSADLFDFESLRVLKLTNCSINIKLPSKFNFLKTLVLRLVHVKLEMVDALFSSCKLLENLGFDECTGYLRISAGYLKTFKELNIINCDVIHIDVR, from the coding sequence ATGGAATCAAAAGAGCATTCTACTTGCAAGAGATTAGCAACACAACAGGATATCAATAATTTGTATCTTCCTAATGAAATTCTTGAAAATATAATCTCATTCTTGCCTCTCAAGGAAGCTATAAAGTTCGGAATTTTATCGAAAAGATTCGAAGAATCTTGGCTCTACAGCCGCAACCTAAACTTTGATCGAGTTCTCGTTACGGGTCAAAACAGGAAAAATTTAGCAAAGATCGTTAACAAAGTTTTTGATTACCATTTACGTCCAGAAATTAAAAGCTTCAGTTTATgtattaaagaaaaatatgcCGATAAATCATCGGTTGAGATATGGGTAAAAAAAGCCATGCAGAAAGGTGTTGAGGAGCttgatttagatttttttccgCATATTATAGAAAAAGATCAGCATTGTTTTTCTGctgatttgtttgattttgaatCTTTGAGAGTTTTAAAGCTTACTAATTGTAGTATTAATATCAAGCTTCCgtcaaaatttaatttcttgaaaactCTTGTTCTTAGGCTTGTTCATGTGAAATTAGAGATGGTGGATGCATTGTTTTCAAGCTGCAAATTGCTAGAGAATTTAGGGTTTGATGAATGTACTGGTTATTTGCGGATATCTGCAGGGTATTTAAAGACATTTAAGGAGTTAAACATCATAAATTGTGATGTGATTCATATTGATGTTAGATAA